The DNA window ATCTACTTCATTTGGTGTTCTAGATCGTGGTGGTGATTATGTGATACGAGCGACCCATGGCATTGTACTCCTTGTCCTAATTTATGTTTTGAGATTTTGTTCTCATATGATTTCTATGTAACATGAAGTTTAACGGTTTTATTGATATGTGTAATCGTTTGATTCTTGATGAGCTCTTACGAGTGCTTAGAGTATACTTGTTGCTTTGCGAGCGATTAGTGATACTTTATTGTAATATTTGTAGATCTAGTTTGCAAGGACCCTTTTGGACCGAGTTCTTCATAATTCATATTTGTAATGTTCTTTTATCAATAAATGAAATATTGtactctttttaaaaaaaaaaaaatcagacagtgaaattattatttttttaattaactttgtcaaaacttaAACCATACCCAAGCTATGTAGAATCTATGATTATTCCCTAATCGTTTATATAGCTTTTGATTCTTTATGTAAACACGTGAATCCGCTGTAGCACATCTAACAACGGATAGCTGTTTAACCGGGTTCGACTCCCGGCAGCGGAATTGCCGTTTTGCTTTTttcaacattattttttttatttttttttatgatgaaaaaagaaaatattaggAAGATTGAAACTGTGGGAAATTTAATTTTGACAacatttatataaaatttaagGCTTAATTATTGTGTCACCCTTTGGAAGTCATTTTGACTCAAATCAAATGGATCAAATGGTTTGGAGTTTCTATAATCCATATTCATTATGCTCATCTCTTAACGGAGGAGTGGGTAAGCATACCCATGGATTACCCAACAAACCCATGAAATTCTAACTAATACAAACGACGTACGCTGCTTCTTTTGCTggtcgatctctctctctctctctctctctctgagatTCAGGTCGGGCATCAGTGGGATGGGTCGTGGAGGACGGGGTGTGCGGGAACCGGAGTTGACGGGTGGTGGATAGGATCGCGGAGGGGGAGGTGGCGGAGGTTGGTCGCATAGGGTGGTAGTTCTTTGGGTTCCCTTTTCTTTAAATCACTATCATTGACTTTCATCAATTCCATTTCTTAGTAGACCAGCTAACCGAACCAACATAAAATTAAGTCCCTTGCAAATTTCGTTAAAAATTTCCTGCTATCAAATTCTTCTGGTTGGCAATATTAAACAATTAATAAACAGCACCAAATTCAAAAGCAATTATCCCATAGAAGTTTCTGACGTACCAAAACAGATTTCAATGCGCAGCCggaaaaaagaattaattagTTATTTATATAACACCAATTTGCATGGGACGACCATGACTTATGATTCCATTATCCACAGCTTAAACCATCGATCCAGTTTGAACTtcccacagagagagagagagagagagagagagagagatggcagGTGGTGTATTGGAGGTCACATTGGTTGAAGCTCAGGGCCTCAAGAACatggatttttttggtttgtttaattgcataatTCCATCATTTCAGTATTGCTTTACCTCAAATCTTTTTCCATGTTTAATTATTGTGTTCATATATTCTTGAAATTTGCAGTAAAGATGAACACGTACGTTGTAATCCAATATGGAAATCAAAAGCATACAAGCAACGTGGCCAAAGGTCAGAATCGTGACTAATATGTAATTCATGACATATTTTATACTCATATTGCTACTAGATAGATCTCATATGTGCCGACCAATCAAGGATAAGGACTATAAATAATTGGCCCGTTCGCATGTTTTTGGTTAATGATCGCAAATGAAATTAATTGGGTTAGTactatatatattcaaatgcAGGATCAGGAACGAAACCAATATGGAATGAAAAGTTTACATTCAACGTGGAATATCCTGGAGGCGAAGATCACAAATATATGCTTTGGTTTCGTATCATGGACACCCAAAAGCTCTTGGACCATGATGTAGTTGTCGGTGAATCCAAGTAAAGTCCTACGCATATATCATTGTcacttttattaattatattaattgtcAAACATAAGATTTGAATTCAGAAATTtctcaaataaaataaagattaaaTGTCGATAGACCAAACGTTGGATATAGTACATGCAACATAACATCTCTATTATACTTGGTGATTGACATGCAGGGTGTACGTGAAGGATGTGATAGCGTTGGGCACAGAGAGAGGAAAGGCTGAACTTCGATCTGCAAAGCACAGAGTTGTCCTTCAAGACAAGACTTATGCCGGAGAGATCTCTGTTGCTTTAACTTTCACCTTAAATTCATGAGCAAATTGTTCTTCAAAATCCAAATGTTCCCAGTTCgtgaataaataataaatattgcTTAAAATTTCGATCAGCCGTCTTAGCTCAGCTGGTAGAGCGCGTGGCTTTTAACCACGTGGTCGTGGgttcgattcccacagacggcgttGTGATTTTACTTTTTGGGTTCATTTAaatagaataagaaaataaggcCCAATCTATTTAAAGCGACTATAAGGTTGGTCCATTGGGCTAAAAAGAAAGATTATGTTGGCCCCCGCTCCCCCCCTCTCATAAAATTCTTCACTAAATTTAAATGTCGgacaaaatttaaattcattggtacttaggccatctccaaggcccttcaagaaattaagggtttgtttgatACTTTacatgaatctaactttttaaattcaaaaacaatttttaagttttaggccttaaaaacttgtttggtggactattttcaaaaactgaactcaagactaactaaaaaatatagtctattatctaaaaacataaaaagtgagtttttaaacttaaaactcacttctttcctttttctcccTCCTCCCCCTCTCACTCgaaatctatctctctctcttttcttctttctctctcctttttatttttttacctttttcgtctctcATTCAATTTGTTCTCTTTATTCTCTtagttctttctctcactccttcctctctatctcatccaatcctctctcttctttctctttccttcaatcatctttgactttctttcctcctctctcatctttcttcctctcctgCAACCACcctctttttagatctctttgtctAGTTCAAGTCGTAagatataaaaatttgaaatcgcaaaccaatcaagtttttgagtcttaaagaaaattattttcaagaaatgttttgagaaataataaaaattttcaaaaggataccaccaaacaagccctaatattttaatgaacagctCTATcataaaaaaccatctccaacagagggccaaagggctatagtatggaatgtgaagaattgaaataaaatgaggtaagatagtatgaaatggtgaaaaatatgtgagaaatggtgtagaaaaaattagaaattaaaaaaaaaaattgtgttggGCATAAAAAAAATGGgctgggacaaaaaaaaaacataagctCTAAACCCTAAAGTGGGCTAGGCAAAtggaaaagaacaaaaacaaaaacaaaacaaaaaatgaaattagGCTAGCTGGCTGGCTGAAGATGGCCAGCCGGTAGGCTTTTTTGCCCTTTTTTGTCCAGTGGGGCCCATCAGTCATTTGGCCTGACCCTCGGTTATAGACGATTTTTGGGCTCTTTTCGgtcctctggccctctggacccttcggttggagatggccttaggccTCATTTCAAAACTCTTtagagctcgtttggaagtgtttttcacCAAAAGTgtcttcaatcattttaaaagcatttgcaAACGAGCATTTAGTCCTTGATAAACATTTGTCAAACGAGCTCCAAATAGTTGAGATTGTTattgaaaatattattttcGCACTTCCTTTTTTATTTGCACTTTTATGCTTTATTCGATACTTTTTCTTTCACTTATTCAATTCAATAGCTAAAAAAATGCTAGAGAAAAGCGAACCTCACTCctcttaaattttaaaatgatataAATAAGGTAAAAAATAGATTACCTTACAAGCAATTCGTGGCCTCTTGACATTGGCGTAGGCTGCACTGTAAATTGTAAAATTGAAGAAACTAGTTTTTGATAGGATTCCCAAGTATATATTCGTATTCTACCAATCTCCATGGATACGATAGATCTGCCCTCACAACCTCAAAATCCAATTTGTATAAAGATTTCAAATATGTGACTACTTGACCAAAAGCATATAGAAGGGATACTATGTGCCTAGGTCAAAGAATTTTGCTTTTTACAAAACAATATTTTATTCTAAATTACTTTAATTTACATAAACGGCACTTCAAATTTAAGTATTGAGACAAACACATTGCCCTGACCAACCAAGGGCTAGTCTAGGGTTGCAATACTTTTCGTAAAAACTGCTTTTGTTGTGCTGTGAAAATAAAcagttatgaaaaaaaaattaagtgtttgataaaacatagtcctaaaagtgcttttaggaTTGTCAATATGAAGGTTTCATCAATTGGTATTGTTCACCTACCTCCAATGAAAAAAAGGTTTTTGTGAGAAGCATATGTAAAGTTGCTTAGTTGTTTTGGAACCAtgattttgaaacaaaaaacgTTTTTGTTTTCTCATTTTCCAAACACATTAAGGctccaattttttaaaaaagctgtttttaaaaaaaaattaagcaacCCGAAATCAGCCCTAAGTTAGCGAACATATGCTACGTTAGAAGAATATAAACCGTTAACAATTGACATCCTAAACTGCAAAAGTCTTTGCACCAATGGAGTTTCTTTTCTTACACCGAAAGTTGTGAGATAATGTGGTGGATAAGGTATAAATGCCACCAACGTTTTCTACACATCTACATGGAACCTAGCACCGCCCTCTAGGGTTTGCTTTTGAAGCATTGAGCTTTTAGTTTTGGAAGCAAATAAAAGAGCTTCAATTTCAGCATCTTTGACACATCCatctttggttttgtttcaaTGAAATCATCACCGTCCGTTCGATGTTTTGTGTGTTCTTTGGTCATATATATGCACAAAAAGGACCACAAAAATTGATTGCAAGAAAGCAAGTAGACAACCAATGTTAATTGCCTCCAAGGGGGTGTGAAATTGAAGGGCATTCAAGATATTAGCAAGCTGTGACCATTTGATAGGAACCATTTGGAAACATATTTTAATTGTTCTTTTGAGAATATACTTCTATAGAAAACATTTCGGCTCATAAATGCTattaaaaacgctttcagttaCAAGCTCTCTTACAAGCTAAAAATGAATCAAGTTTAAACTAATGGAAAATGGTAGTTCCGTGGATGCTTTAGGTAAAAGGAGTAACTAGGACGAGAAAATGTCAAAGGTTGAGGATTGAcatcaacaaaaaaattatggtGCTTCGAAGTATGAGATACTCTCAAGCTTTTAAtcgttaaaattttattttattcttttcacAAGAAAGATTATCATTAAAAAATCTAAAATATCTTATACTTTAGAGCACCATAAAAAAAATCTCTGTAGCATCAAATTACATTTGCCATGGTACAACATGGTTAGGAAAAGAAGAGTAATTACGGACAAGTCTGAGTGGCAGTTGCAAATGGTATCCAGCAGATGTACTCACCAATAAGGGTGTGCCACGCACACTGACTACCTTAAACTAGTTGGTGCTAATCTACCAATCACATATACTCAATTTTATGAGAGGAAATTGTAGCACTAGTTCCTTAATTCTAACCCTTGGAGTAATGGTCTCTAACTAAAAATCTATGACTATTGGTCCTTTTACTCATAAAAATATGTAgctatgatcattttcgtcaacttcgttagaACTTTTGTCCTAATATGTCACGTGCCACTCACGTGAGGCTGAATCAAGGGGCAAATGAagaaccaaatgaaaaaaattgtagtaatagctcttcaactttaacccaattggagcaatagtcccttaactttagtctaattgtagcaatgatccttcaaacatgactcattttgatgGTATTCTAAAGGAGTTGATGGAAATGATCATAGCTCTATGTTTTTATGAGTTAAGAGATTGATGGTCATGAAATTTTAGTTGAGGTACTATTgttccaattgggttaaagttgaggaatcATTTGTACAATTTTCTCATTCTATAAATAAAATGGATGATCCTAGAGGAACCATCTACTTAAATCATATTGTGAAGAGCATATGATGTGGCGGTTAATAGTTGGATTCATTCTTTAAATCATTAAATTAGGAAACACAATCATTAACAGTCATATCATGTGGTCTACAAAACATGGTATCCCTAgcattttcctaaaaaaaatgcTTTAAAACTTTGCACTCATTGGAGTTCATCCAACATTTAGTTTAGTGTAAAAAGACCATATAAGAAATTATTTGTGAGCCACAAGAGTCGTTTCGCATCTCGCTATCGAGATTCACAAGAGGCCTTCGGCAACATCTATAGACCAAAAATTCAGTAAGTAGGATAGAATCCTCTTTCTCTTTGATCTCAAAATTTATGGTTCATTAGTTCTCAGAACCTAATTCGAGCAAAGTAGCTTTTTCCTATGCCAAATCTCTCAAAACTCAAGTCCAAGCACTCAATGCTAGAAATTTTaccaattttaaaataatagaaaaagataaataatttttacactatcttttttttattctaaacTCTTGTGAATATTTGATCTTTAGTTTTTCTGTACTTTATTCAATCCAACAGCCATCACTAATAACTTTTACGAATATTTGATCtataatttttctgtattttttacaATCTAATGGCCATAAAACATTGTTGGGTGTCAAAATCATTTCGCATGAAAATCTACAAAACCTAAATCAATACTTATTTCTAGTGAGAGTGGGTTCGACGATGGCACAACGAGGCATGAAAGTGGCAGCGCAGTAGCAAGTATATTGGTCTTGGGCATGGTGGGGGCGTTGTACGGGTGTGCATCAATaattttgagaaaaattatGGATTTTTTTAAGTAAATGTACAACgatttatattttagaaatatTTGTACTGAGTAACACACAGTCTTATTAATCAAGTATCAAACTCGTGATCCATGTGAATCATACTTTAAAATCCTTCATAATCTAATACCAAAGGGGCCGCtcttttttggggggggggtagGGGAGCGAAAGGTGTAGTCGCACAGGGGCCCAAATTTGAAAGGCCCCCAAAATTTTGTCATCAAATATTATGTAATAATGTTCTATGTTTAGAAATTGACTATTGTTAACATTTTAAAATCTCATTGCATTTCTTAAAGgagtaattttttttcctttttaaatataaaaaggcAATGAtaagaagactaaatttgtaaactaaatgatatgtcaccaataaaaaatgagCATGTATATCAACTCATAtgtataatttacaaaatttagtttataaatttaatctccctatcATTACGCAATATAAAAATTTCTAGTACAATGAAATATTATGATTCTCAATAATAACAGGACGGGCCATTTTATAAATTTGGTACAGGACCTCCTTCAAAGACCGCTTGACTAATACGTGTAGAAATATACTCTTTATACTTTGCATTGGAAGAAGGGCACATAGGAATTGGAAAGGACAAGTGAATAGttaaaggatttttttttccttctccaaTTGAGTTGCTGAAGTATTCTTTTAAAAAACTTGAAGTTGTCAGGTTGTTTTTCAATATCTTATAAATGCGAACTTTGATTTGTCATCAGGGAAAAGAATTTTTTGGCTAACAGTTTAATGAGTTATAGTCTTGATTTAGATTTagctaatttttattttgatattctTCATTCTTgttcaattaattttatttgtgaTGATCGATTAGAGATGTCCCGGTCTAGATTTATAATTGAATAGGTTTATTTGAACTCTTGTCCCCGTTTTTTAGCCAAAAAACTATATAATGCATTTATAAAATGTATATAAAATTTGATGGATAATCGACGAGAGTAACTTACATGGCACAAGTATACTAATATAGTAGCCTCTCATGCCTTGATACAATCGCAATGTTATGTAAAGAAATATTAACACATTGATTAGCTGATGTATCAGTGTCGACGTGTCATGTAAATTCTACTCATAATTAACGGATCATTCGTGAGAAGGACATTATCTTGTTGAGTGAGATGGTAAGAACCAACTTCTGAAATCAGGGAAAGAAAGGACATGCATATGTTTAGCATCGCCGAAAGGAGGTAGGATGGGCAAAATTCCAAGAGGCCATGAATGCGCCTGTGCAGAGGAAGTTGCAAAGGTGAGACGTGATGCAGTTTTCCTCCGGGCAATCTGGTAGATATGTTCATATGGAGCCATTTCTTCCCGTCTATCATCACTACCTTCTAGGCAATAAACGTCATGGCCCTCCATCCAGTTCAGTTCAACAttatcatcaattttatttccATTTCTCGTGATTTATTTATATGGACAATTTCCGAACATCATAGATGCAGTGATTTTTATGTGGTGGCCGTAATTCTCAAGATTTAGACTTATGGGTCATTTGTTGAAGAATGCAGTCCTACTTTAGAAATGTGATAGAATAAATTAAGAATCCGGATCCTCGCA is part of the Malus domestica chromosome 12, GDT2T_hap1 genome and encodes:
- the LOC103450232 gene encoding elicitor-responsive protein 1-like, with amino-acid sequence MAGGVLEVTLVEAQGLKNMDFFVKMNTYVVIQYGNQKHTSNVAKGSGTKPIWNEKFTFNVEYPGGEDHKYMLWFRIMDTQKLLDHDVVVGESKVYVKDVIALGTERGKAELRSAKHRVVLQDKTYAGEISVALTFTLNS